The following nucleotide sequence is from Gammaproteobacteria bacterium.
TTCGGCGCCATCCATCTCGAGGACATCGCCGCGCCGGAATGCTTCGAGGTGGAAGAGGCGCTGGTGAAGAAGCTCGACAAGCCTGTGCTGCACGACGACCAGCACGGCACCGCGGTGGTGACGCTGGCGGGTCTGCTCTCCGCCACCCGGCGCGTGGGCCGCGAACTCAAGGCCTGCTGCGTGGGCCAGATCGGCCTGGGTGCCGCCGGCATCGGCATCGTGCGCCTGCTGCACCAGTACGGCGTGAAGACGGTGCTGGGCGCGGACCGGCGCGAGGAGGCGCTGGCGCGGGTGGAGAAGATGGGCGGCAAGCGCGCCACGCTCGAACAGGTGATGCAGCAGGCGGATATCGTGATCGCCACCACCGGCGTGAAGGGCCTGATCCTGCCGGAGATGGTGCGCAAGGGGCAGATCGTGTTCGCGCTCTCGAACCCCGAGCCCGAGATCAGCGCGCGCAAGGCGCTGGAGGCCGGCGCCGCCTACGCCACTGACGGGCGCAGCGTGAACAACGCGCTCGGCTACCCTGCCCTGTTCCGCGGCGCGCTGGACGCCCGCGCCAAGCGCTTCACCGACGCCATGTTCTTCGCGGCGGCCAACACCCTGGCCGAGCTCGCGCCGGCGGAGGAACTGCTGCCGGACCCGCTGGACAAGACCGTGCACGCGGCGGCGGCGGATGCGGTCAAGACTGCCGCACTCCAGAGCGGCGCCTGCAAATAGTCCACGGCCCGCATCGCGGGCCGTCTCATTCCATATTAATCAGTATGTGAAGCCGAGCCTGCGGTAGAGGTCGGCCAGCAGCCACACCGGACCGATCAGCAGGAACTGCAGGTCCTTGAAGAACGACGGCTTGCGTCCCTCGATCTTGTGGCCCACGAACTGTCCCACCCAGGCGGCGACGAAGATCGCGACGCTGGTCCAGAACAGCGGCCAGGGCAGGCGCGCCAGGAGTCCCAGCACCAGCACCATGCCGAAGCTCACCAGCAGCATGCCGGCACCGAGCCGTACCGAGAGCAGGAAGTAATACAGCAGCGAGGCCAGGATCAGCAGCGTCGCCCAGTTGAGATAGGGGCTCACGGCGGCGAAAGCCGCCGGACGCGGCGCGCTCCACAGCATGCCGAGCACGCTCAGCATGATGAGCGGTACGCAGACCCAGTGGACGCGTTTATTGACCGGATTGCGGTGGCTCTCGCCGTATTCGTTGAACCAGCTCTCGGCACTGCGCATGGGCGGTTCCTCGGGACTAGAATGTCGCAGGGATTCGCTGGGGATCGAGTATGGGCTTCCTGCGCTTCGTTTCCAACCTCAAGTTCCTGCCGGAGGCGCGGCGGCTGGAGTTCTATCCCGCCTTCGCCATGATGCGGGTCAAGGTGCTGGAGATCGGCGGCGGTTGGCGCAGGGTGCGCATCCGGCTGCCGCTAAACAGCGTGTCCCGCAACCCCGGCGGCGTGATGTTCGGTGGCTTCCAGGCCTGCCTCGCGGATCCCATCGCCGCCATCGCTTGTTCACGCGTGTTCCCCGGCTACTCGGTGTGGACCCGCGCCATGACCATGGACTTCCAGAAGGGCGGCAGCACGGACCTCGAGCTGCGCTTCGAGATGGGACCGGAGCAGGAGGCGTCCATCGCGGCGGAGCTCAAGGCCCGCGGCCGCGCCACCCCCACCTTCGAGTACGGCTATTACCTGACGGACGGCAGCCTCTGCACGCTCATCAAGAACACCGTCGCCATACGCCCCAAGGGCTACCAGAAGGCCACCACCCCGCCCGCCGGCCTGGACGGGCTATGACCGGCGTTTTGCGCTAGGCTTACTACCCCCTTCCGCCTCCGCCCAAGCGAGCCCCCACCATGAAGGCCCTCAAACCCGCCCAGGTGCGTGAACTCATCGGCTTCGCCGAGAAGGGCGAGCTCGACAACGTGGTGGGCGTGCTGGTGCGGCTCGACAAGGACCAGCTCGCCGAGCTCAAGGCCGTGCTCTGGCTCGGCAAGGACGGCCACACGCCCAAGCACTGGGAAGCGCTGGTGATCCAGGCCCGCGCCAAGCTCGACAAGGACACGGTGCAATTCCTCGCCGAGGAGAAGAACCTGGGCGCTGACCTGCACAAGGGCATGGACATGCTGGAGAACTCGGGACGCATCTGAACGGCGCGACCGCGCCCCTGCGCTAAAGTTCCGATACTAACTGCCTAGTAGGCCGCGATGCCGCGGTCTATGCTTGGGTCTCCGCGCCATCCTTCCAGGAGACTCACCGATGCGACGCACTTTCTGGGTGTCCCTGATCCTTTCCCTGTTCCCGCTGCTGGCCGTCGCGAGGCCCGTCCCGCCCATGGCCACGGTGGGCGCCGCGCTGGCCGCGCAGAAGATCTCGCCCTCGGTGACCTATCCCGCGACGCGGCGCGACGACACCGTGGACGACTATCACGGCGTGAAGGTGCCGGCGCCCTACCAGTGGATGGAGGACCAGGACAGCCCCGAGGTCGCGAAGTGGGTGGAAGAGCAGAACACGCTCACCTTCTCCTACCTCGACCGCATCCCCGAGCGGCCCTGGATGCAGTCGCGCCTCAAGGAGCTGTGGAACTACGCGAAGGTGACCACGCCCTACCGCATCGGCGGCAAGCTGTTCTTCACCAAGAACAGCGGCCTGCAGAACCAGGCGGTGATCTACATGCAGGGCCCCGGCGACAAGGAGCCGGTGATGGTGATGGACCCCAACGCGCTCTCGCCGGACGGCTCGGTGGCGCTGCTCACCTGGGCGCCCTCCAACGACGCCCGTTACTTCGCGTACGGCCTCTCCCAGGGCGGCTCGGACTGGATCGAGATGCACGTGCGGGACCTTCGCACCGGCAAGGACACCGCGGACGTGGTGAAGTGGATCAAGTTCTCGGGCCTGAGCTGGACCGACGACGGCAAGGGCTTCTTCTACTCGCGC
It contains:
- a CDS encoding Mpo1-like protein, whose product is MRSAESWFNEYGESHRNPVNKRVHWVCVPLIMLSVLGMLWSAPRPAAFAAVSPYLNWATLLILASLLYYFLLSVRLGAGMLLVSFGMVLVLGLLARLPWPLFWTSVAIFVAAWVGQFVGHKIEGRKPSFFKDLQFLLIGPVWLLADLYRRLGFTY
- a CDS encoding DUF3775 domain-containing protein, whose product is MKALKPAQVRELIGFAEKGELDNVVGVLVRLDKDQLAELKAVLWLGKDGHTPKHWEALVIQARAKLDKDTVQFLAEEKNLGADLHKGMDMLENSGRI
- a CDS encoding PaaI family thioesterase, coding for MGFLRFVSNLKFLPEARRLEFYPAFAMMRVKVLEIGGGWRRVRIRLPLNSVSRNPGGVMFGGFQACLADPIAAIACSRVFPGYSVWTRAMTMDFQKGGSTDLELRFEMGPEQEASIAAELKARGRATPTFEYGYYLTDGSLCTLIKNTVAIRPKGYQKATTPPAGLDGL
- a CDS encoding malic enzyme-like NAD(P)-binding protein, whose product is MRIPEILLIESHHKPGSLAKVLAVIGEANLVVEHLHAVRRHQDKTVWEVTIEMDEDADRSLYDKINALPNAKIIGKSDRVFDRHKGGKIEMVSKVPLDAIQQLRDLYTPGVARVSLAIQKDPSKAWDYTNLGNTVGIITNGTAILGLGPIGSLAGLPVMEGKAMIYAKFTGISGIPILLNDTDPKKIIDTVLAIESSFGAIHLEDIAAPECFEVEEALVKKLDKPVLHDDQHGTAVVTLAGLLSATRRVGRELKACCVGQIGLGAAGIGIVRLLHQYGVKTVLGADRREEALARVEKMGGKRATLEQVMQQADIVIATTGVKGLILPEMVRKGQIVFALSNPEPEISARKALEAGAAYATDGRSVNNALGYPALFRGALDARAKRFTDAMFFAAANTLAELAPAEELLPDPLDKTVHAAAADAVKTAALQSGACK